One Brassica napus cultivar Da-Ae chromosome C2, Da-Ae, whole genome shotgun sequence DNA window includes the following coding sequences:
- the BNAC02G32730D gene encoding uncharacterized protein BNAC02G32730D isoform X1, which produces METMEQQRHSLSSLPMLSRLEHLDFVIKNLERQQNLSKWKDENTSTTRGLIDRGTAVREAYFKGSLLDRIAALETRLFQICLELESGSASSTSTGGSGETSNQRIKRDLTKTLPIFTSNVNPFHIPLQPPHDTHEAEEKIEEEEEEEEEAEINTEKPLLEKKNKKKVANETCKPNKKTKSPKKWCRFNLLGC; this is translated from the exons ATGGAGACGATGGAGCAACAAAGACATTCACTCTCTTCTTTGCCTATGCTCTCTAGGCTTGAGCATTTAGATTTCGTT ATAAAGAATCTAGAAAGACAACAAAACCTTTCTAAATGGAAAGACGAAAACACATCTACCACACGCGGATTAATCGATAGAGGCACTGCGGTTAGAGAAGCATATTTCAAAGGATCCTTATTAGATCGAATCGCAGCTTTGGAGACCAGACTTTTTCAG ATATGTTTGGAGTTGGAATCGGGCAGTGCGTCTTCCACTTCAACTGGAGGGTCCGGTGAAACATCAAACCAAaggattaagagagatttgacAAAGACATTACCCATTTTCACTAGCAACGTTAATCCTTTTCATATCCCCTTACAACCTCCGCATGATACTcat GAAGCAGAAGAGAAgattgaagaagaggaagaggaagaggaagaggcaGAGATAAATACTGAGAAACCATTActggagaagaagaataagaagaaggtTGCTAATGAAACTTgcaaaccaaacaaaaagacaaaatcTCCCAAGAAATGGTGTCGATTTAACTTATTGGGTTGCTAA
- the BNAC02G32730D gene encoding uncharacterized protein BNAC02G32730D isoform X2, which yields METMEQQRHSLSSLPMLSRLEHLDFIKNLERQQNLSKWKDENTSTTRGLIDRGTAVREAYFKGSLLDRIAALETRLFQICLELESGSASSTSTGGSGETSNQRIKRDLTKTLPIFTSNVNPFHIPLQPPHDTHEAEEKIEEEEEEEEEAEINTEKPLLEKKNKKKVANETCKPNKKTKSPKKWCRFNLLGC from the exons ATGGAGACGATGGAGCAACAAAGACATTCACTCTCTTCTTTGCCTATGCTCTCTAGGCTTGAGCATTTAGATTTC ATAAAGAATCTAGAAAGACAACAAAACCTTTCTAAATGGAAAGACGAAAACACATCTACCACACGCGGATTAATCGATAGAGGCACTGCGGTTAGAGAAGCATATTTCAAAGGATCCTTATTAGATCGAATCGCAGCTTTGGAGACCAGACTTTTTCAG ATATGTTTGGAGTTGGAATCGGGCAGTGCGTCTTCCACTTCAACTGGAGGGTCCGGTGAAACATCAAACCAAaggattaagagagatttgacAAAGACATTACCCATTTTCACTAGCAACGTTAATCCTTTTCATATCCCCTTACAACCTCCGCATGATACTcat GAAGCAGAAGAGAAgattgaagaagaggaagaggaagaggaagaggcaGAGATAAATACTGAGAAACCATTActggagaagaagaataagaagaaggtTGCTAATGAAACTTgcaaaccaaacaaaaagacaaaatcTCCCAAGAAATGGTGTCGATTTAACTTATTGGGTTGCTAA
- the LOC106381834 gene encoding mitochondrial carnitine/acylcarnitine carrier-like protein, with protein MADAAKDLASGTVGGAAQLIVGHPFDTIKVKLQSQPAPSPGQPPRYTGAIDAVKQTVASEGPKGLYKGMGAPLATVAAFNAVLFTVRGQMEGLLRSEPGVPLTISQQFVCGAGAGFAVSFLACPTELIKCRLQAQGAGASTTGSVVAAVKYGGPMDVARHVLRSEGGARGLFKGLFPTFAREVPGNATMFAAYEAFKRFLAGGSDTSSLGQGSLIMAGGVAGASFWGFVYPTDVVKSVLQVDDYKNPKYKGSMDAFRKILKAEGVKGLYKGFGPAMARSVPANAACFLAYEMTRSSLG; from the exons ATGGCGGATGCGGCGAAAGATTTAGCTTCAGGGACTGTTGGAGGAGCGGCTCAGCTAATCGTAGGCCACCCATTTGATACAATCAAGGTCAAACTCCAGAGCCAGCCTGCTCCATCACCGGGACAACCACCGAGGTACACGGGAGCAATCGATGCGGTTAAGCAGACCGTTGCTTCTGAAGGACCTAAAGGTTTGTACAAAGGTATGGGAGCTCCTCTTGCAACCGTTGCTGCCTTCAACGCGGTTCTGTTCACCGTGAGAGGTCAGATGGAAGGGCTGCTTAGGTCTGAACCTGGAGTGCCGTTGACCATTAGTCAACAGTTTGTGTGCGGTGCAGGAGCTGGTTTCGCTGTCTCGTTCCTTGCTTGTCCTACCGAGTTGATCAAATGCAG GTTGCAAGCACAAGGTGCTGGAGCCTCTACCACAGGCTCAGTGGTTGCAGCTGTGAAATACGGTGGACCTATGGACGTGGCCCGTCACGTGCTACGATCGGAAGGTGGAGCAAGAGGTCTATTCAAAGGTTTGTTTCCGACATTTGCTCGTGAAGTCCCCGGAAACGCGACAATGTTTGCAGCCTACGAAGCTTTCAAGCGGTTCTTAGCCGGTGGTTCTGACACTTCAAGCTTAGGACAAGGGTCACTGATCATGGCTGGTGGAGTTGCTGGTGCGTCCTTTTGGGGATTTGTGTACCCGACCGATGTGGTGAAGAGTGTTCTTCAGGTTGATGATTATAAGAACCCTAAGTACAAGGGTTCGATGGATGCTTTTAGGAAGATTCTGAAAGCTGAAGGAGTGAAAGGTTTGTATAAAGGGTTTGGTCCAGCTATGGCTAGGAGTGTTCCTGCTAATGCTGCTTGTTTCTTGGCTTATGAGATGACTAGGTCAAGCTTGGGATAa